CTGTTTTAATACCGACATATATCAGTTCTTATTTGTCCCTCCTTACCTATTTTAGCTGTCTTTATTTCCATTTGAATACGATTTCACTTTCTCCGTTCGGCTTGTTCAGCTTTAGGCTAGCGAAAACGCAGGTATCTCCCCCTATTTTCCCTCGCCAAACAACCTGATTATATAGCCAGGCGTTCACAGCTCCTGAGCAGTTATTACGTTTTACTTATTGCATTTTTCTGCTCTTTGCATTTTCGCTTGAGCTTGCAAAACGATACAGGAACGGGAATGGGAATAGTAGTAAATGGTAACGAGGATTCAAGGAGCCCCAGCATGTGGCTCACATGACATCTGGCCAGGGGGTGGGGGTGATCCCAGTACTCGAGGGGGTCGGGTGAAGAAAGAAGGCAACAAGGACGAACTCCTGCCGAGCGAAGCTCACTGCACTTGGccattgtttgtttgtttttacaaCTCTGATTGAGGTGAAATTGCATATTTCTGTGCGCttctttcatttcatttcacttcTCCGTCTGCAGCTCCTTCTCCCTCTATTTCTGTAATATTTTCAAACGTTTTATTGAATGTCGTTTAccgcttgcactgcttgcattgctggcttttccttttgccACGTACCCATCTTCAGCTCCATCTCCACATTTTCTCCGGGCCTGCACCTATTTTACCTGTGCTTTCCCCGCCCGCCTTGGCTTTGTGTTTATTGTGCGAATAAATGTCAACAATGGAGAAATGTACATGAATTGCCAAGCGATTTTGAAGGCGGAGTGATCCAAAGAATTTGTTGTCTAGTTTAAGATGGCCATTTTATAGAGAAAATTGCCATCACTTTAATCCTTTGCAGCCCTGGCATTATATGCAAATAGAGAAAAtagtaaacacaaaaaaaaaacccatatcgatatgcgcatggtaaattttctgacgtaaaaactattttaatagagcGAGATTGTGCTTAAAGTAACATGAGTGGGAGTAAGAAAGACTCATTTTAAACTAGCCTGTTGCTCACATTTTAAGCATATCGAATTAAGGTGcccgcatatcaagtcaaaattaaaccacataatatcaaaccaatcatcgtttcatatcaagtgtTTTTTTGGTGTACCAGATCACAATAGGCTTCGATTACaactcaaaaattttttagtccAGTAGGCCTGGACTGATACTTTAAAACACCTCATGTCGAGCAGGTCCAATCATACGCATAAATATACAGTTATCTGTCTGAAACAAAAGCAGTCAGTACTCACAAAAAAGGATAAACCTTTAAAGTACAGGAAAATATAGCGGAGGAGCGCAAGGACCATGCACCACTTGATTCAGGAGCCTCAGTTAAAAGAAATCCATGTGGAAACTGCTGATATTACTGGGAAGCTGGCCTGCGCAAGTACAGTGAAGCTAAATGCCAATGCCCAGGAATTTGTGCCGCTTTATAAGAGGGCAGAATCTACCAAAGACGAAGCTATGGTCGACCGCAATGATATGAAGAAAACAGTGGAGGATGAGCAGAAGCTAAAATCTAACCTTACTTTGCCCTGGAAAGGATTTCCCAAAAAGTCTGAAAAATGTAAAGCCCCCACTCATATTCAAGTAATAGCAATTTGCATActctaattaatatttttagctgCCCGCAGTGCCCAGGTAGTTTTATTGAACGATGTAGACTACATGATTCTCCCTTGCATCAAGAGAGCGAAAAAGCCCAAGGAGGAGAAATTACTTGTCGACTTGCCTCCACACACTGGTCCTAAGGAAATGGCTCCGACTACTTCTTCCAATGTGATTCCAAGTACTTCTTCTCTAGCTGAAAAGCCCTTTGATGTCGAGGAAAAGCGGCGTGAGCACGAGAGAAACGTGGCCTTAGAAGCCCTAAAATTGTCGGAACAGCGCCGCTTGAGGGGACCTCTAATCCCTCCGATTCAAGGAGTTGAAAATTCTGACAAGGTTCAGCCAGTTATTCACCTCTCACGATCCCCCATACGATTTACCCCGGATGAAAGAGTAAAGGTGGATCGTTTGAGGGCCGCGAAGAGGGAGCGTATCGAGAGGATCCTGCGGGAAATGATAAATGAGAAACAGGAGCAACTGAAGCTAGAGCAAtcgcagcagcagaagaagaGTCGTTATGATGAAAATGAACAAAAACCATCCATCGCCATAGAACAGGAACCGGTGAAGAAAGTCGAGGTGGCCGAGGTGGTCCCCAAAAAGAGATACATACCGACCACCAAGGAGTGGGACGAGCAATGTCGGGCCAAATATTTTGCCAAGATGGGTgcagaaaaaaagaatcaggGCCTTACTTCATTGCCATCTCACATCCAAACTCCAACTAAACCGCCTTTGGTTAACTCGAATGTAGTCAACATTACGGCATCGGGAATAATCAGACTGGGCGATCTCAGGGCCACAACGAAGCCTCGATACTGTCCACCTGCTGAGCTCCTAGCTGCCGAGAAACGCAGGGGGAATCTCACCCACTTCCGACCTCTGGCCAACTGGAACATCCGTCGAAATCCCCTGGCTCCGTTGAAGGAATCAATCAATCAGAAGGGACACATTGTGCAGCGCTATAGCATCGAGAAACTGTTGGAACTCGAACCGCAACCCGAAGAACTTGAAAATCCGTCCCTGGATGAGGCCCTGTGTAATTTGGGATTTTTGTGCGATTGATATGAATGTTAGTCATAAATGTCTTCAACTTGTTCCTGATTATattgatttcaatttattcTGTGCTTATTCTctaattatcaaaaattcatagcctCTGATAAGTTTCATTCCATTTTCatgcgaaaaataaaatatttatttcaatgccCTGGGAAAGAATTTAATATTAGAGTTAACTTTGTAATGTTTGGGGAATAGTTATAGCGAAGAGCATccaatcaaaacaaaacccCTTTTAAATTAGTCCTATACCCCCACCCCCATAGGTAttcaaatttgttaatactgataaatatttttgcattaaTGAATTGGCCTTTTTACAGCTTTTTGCACTTTGACTCCCGCAATTGAGAACCGTAATTTTGCAATGTTATTGGTGTTGCTGTCAAGTGCATTGGCCAGGtgcaataattttaataccatTATTgtgcttattattattatgcctACTGCGCGCAGTCTGCTGCTTCTGCAGCTTCTGCGTGTATTAAATTTCactgaaaatttgttttaatttcattaaacgGGAGAGAGAGCAATTTACACATCAGTAAAGAGTCGGCCGCTGCACTGGAATAAATTTTACAGGACGAATCCCCTGCGGGCCCATGTAACCGAGGCCGAAGCGCAAAAATATTGACATGTGGCTATGGCAACGATTGCTGGGGGTGTTGTGGGTGAGGTCAGGGGGTGCTGCAAAAAGGGGAGGTCGAAGGAGGTGGGGGGGCAATAGCAGTATCATATAACGCACAGACATTGCCCTTGTcattttgctgttgttgtggctCGGCCAGCTCTGCGCAAATAAAGCGgaaaattgtgtttttttcgCCTTGTTTTTTGCGTGttcgaaataaaaaaacaatgagtggggcagcaacaaataaaaacaaaaaacaaacaatcaaATGCATTTCACTGCACTGCGTTCGTGTGTGCATGTGTTAAAATAACCTTTGGCTTTTATTGTCGCCTGCTTTTTTGCTGCAGTAACTTCCTTCCACTCTTACCAATCCCTTGACCTTTCTGACTCCACCCTCCCACTTAGTTGGTCGTCTTTCCCTGTTATCCATCCTCTGTTTAAGTTACAGTGGTTGTTGATCATTACTCTAGTTGTTTTAGAATTACCAATAAAAAAGGTGAAACTTGATAAGTAAAATATGACCTAGTATAATAAAGTGGTGGTGAAGAAAtagtttacttttttattactttaaagCTAATACATtgagattttaaaaacttaagcaGCTTTATATTCATACAGATTTTTGCGAGTAAAAGCATTACAAAAAGTTTCGGCACCTTTTGGCTAATTGCCTTGCAAaccaaactaaaataaaatccttAATGTTAAGTAGtggtttgaaaaataatacCTGTAATACTTAGAACATAATTTCTCGAAAAACACTGCTCtgaaatttcttttttgctcCACTGGGTTTGACTCAGCTCATTTTCCGTTTATTTTATCGCTCTTTTTTTGGTGCTTCAAGCTGTTGCGTTAAttgcatatttaaatttatgctgTTAATTGTTGGCAGCCCACGAGGATCCGGATGCATTTGCCTTCATTGCCAGTCGCTCCGTTGAGTTATGTGTGCTTGGCCAATACGAATCCGTGAATTCCCTCCGCTGACTGAAAGCCATCAACAGCTCGGTTTGATGTGTGTGTTTTCGCGGAAGTGTGTCTGTATTTGTACCAATGAGTGGGAGTGTCTGCCGCCTCAGTCGTTACATTTTATACATTCCATTCGACGGCTGAACAAGAAGAGAGGGAAAAAGGCTTTCAGATCGAATGAAATGTCAGTTTTTACTTTAACAAAATTCAATTGGTATTTAAGGCTgccctttaaatatttgcaatttaGCACTTTTGGTcccattaaaatgtaattctgaatgcaataaataattctttaatataaaaatataaaagaaatataaaaatcataactTACATAGGTAAGTTATCTATAAGttatttatgtacaaaaaTACTTCATTGTATATGTGTTACCTAAATAACTCTTTTCCAATCGTAAAAATGATTTTCTTCTAATTAGATTATTAACATACTAATCCTTTCCTCACTAAGTGGATTAtgcaatattaaaaataaaccaaaaacaagagagaccGCTATAGTCGAGTCCCCGACTATCaggtacccgttactcagctagagggagtgcataactttttaacgaatggtccgatttaaaatattcttctgcatttcgataggtattgataaacacaataaaactgtatattgcttttccgaaatctttaaaggagtGGGCGacagacaccttttaaaatcgtttaaggcgattgtgggtgtAAAAGgggcggacagacagacggaaagacagttggacagacagacatggctggATCGAAATGCTTCCATCTagctgttgcatacttttccacgaatacaatatacccttttactccacaagtaacgggtataataaaccaaaaacaagGCCTTCAAATCATGCCAGTATCCTGTTAAGCGGAGGGAATCCTGAATAGCCATATCCTAGCAACAGTTGGTGGCTTTCAGGGCTGACAGCAGTTGGTCCGTTAATGCCAAGCCACTTTTTGCCGGACCAATGAAAGGTAGAAACTGTGGAGCAGGGCTCCAATAGACCACGATGTGTAAGCTGATTAGAGGTCTCAAGCTTGTACCAGCCAAAGGGGGATTCTGAATTGGCAAACACTTTGTCGCACTAATTAAGCCACTTATAGGTGGTCCTGTCCGGGGCCTGGGCTCCTTCTTCTTAGCCGAGCGTGTCTCCCGgtcgtatgcgtaataaatattgaatgcaGCACCAGCGATAAGCTCTAGCCGGCAAAGGCGAAAGTTTTGCATCAAGTATTCCCTTTTTGGGCAAGCGTGTGGGTCACTACGTGATCCTCGAAAGAAGACGTGACGAGATGCACAGCCCGCACTGAATTGCCTTAATTTTCGTGCTTCCGCCGCCGTGTGCAAAGTGGAAAGTGCAAAGTGCAAAAGGAGGCTGCTTTCTTGCCATCCTCGTAAAATGAAATGCCTGCAAAAAGGGTTGGACTTTCCATGTTAAGTTTATGGTGGCTGAA
The genomic region above belongs to Drosophila takahashii strain IR98-3 E-12201 chromosome 2L, DtakHiC1v2, whole genome shotgun sequence and contains:
- the LOC108064095 gene encoding uncharacterized protein, giving the protein MHHLIQEPQLKEIHVETADITGKLACASTVKLNANAQEFVPLYKRAESTKDEAMVDRNDMKKTVEDEQKLKSNLTLPWKGFPKKSEKSARSAQVVLLNDVDYMILPCIKRAKKPKEEKLLVDLPPHTGPKEMAPTTSSNVIPSTSSLAEKPFDVEEKRREHERNVALEALKLSEQRRLRGPLIPPIQGVENSDKVQPVIHLSRSPIRFTPDERVKVDRLRAAKRERIERILREMINEKQEQLKLEQSQQQKKSRYDENEQKPSIAIEQEPVKKVEVAEVVPKKRYIPTTKEWDEQCRAKYFAKMGAEKKNQGLTSLPSHIQTPTKPPLVNSNVVNITASGIIRLGDLRATTKPRYCPPAELLAAEKRRGNLTHFRPLANWNIRRNPLAPLKESINQKGHIVQRYSIEKLLELEPQPEELENPSLDEALCNLGFLCD